tttcaggatgaaaaaagaaatggaatagagctaagcacatgcaaaatcctagaggagaaCCTGATTCAatttgctttccaccagacactgggagatgagttcaccttccagcaggacaataaccttaaacacaatgccaaatctaTACTGGAGTTAAATACCAAGAAGAAAGTGAATGTGCCTGAGTGGCcaaattacagttttgacttagattttcaagtagatttaagtcaaaaatgTATTACAAGACCTAATAATGGTTGTCTAGTAATGCTCAACAACCATTTTGACAGCGCTTGAAGaagtttgaaaagaataatgggaatTTTGCACAATCTTTCTGTGGaatgctcttagagacttacccaggaagactcacagcagtaattgctgccaaagatgcttctgcaaagtattgactcagcggtgtgaatacttacagtggcttgcgaaagtatcctattttgttgccttacaacctggaattaaaatagatttttggggaggtttgtatcattttatttacagaacatgcctaccattttgaagatgcaatatattttggggggtgaaacaaacaagaaataagaaaagAAAAAATGAAAAATTGAACGTgataactattcatccccccaaagtcaatactttgtagagccaccttttgcagcaattacagctgcaagtctcttgaggtatgtctctataagcttggcacatctagccactgggatttttgcccattcttcaaggcaaaactgctccagctccttcaagttggatgggttccgctagtgtacagcaatatttaagtcataccacaggttCTCAATTGGAtagaggtctgggctttgactagaccattccaatatatttaaatgtttccccttaaagcacttgagtgttgctttagcagtatgcttagggttgttgtcctgctggattgtgaacctccgtcccagtctcaaatctcttgaagactgaaacaggtttccctcaagaatttccctgtatttagcgccatccatcatttctacaattctaaccagtttcccaatccctgccgatgaacaacatccccacagcatgatgctgccaccaccattcttcactatggggatgttgttcttggggtgatgagaggtgttgggtttgcgccagacatagcgttttccttgatggccaaaaagctcaattttagtctcatctaaccagagtgccttcttccatatatttggagagtcttccacatgccttttggcgaacaccaaatgtgtttacttatttctttctttaagcaatggctttttcatGGCCACTCTTCCATTCATGACACCTGATGTGTGTTTGTTTAAGTACTCTTCATATCTGCTTTTAAACTGGTATAATACAGATATAATTAATACAAATTCCAGAGATTGTACTTTGACAGTGGTTGCTGCAATAGTCCGCGAGTGTAGGACATGAACAGGGTAATTCAAGGCAAATCATTCAGGGCCCGATTCAGACATGAAAACACTAATTTACTCAAGACAATATGGATACTTTCTCGTATAATGCCTACACAATTCAGCTAAATCAAATTGTCACTTTGAATTAcaaatacaataccagtcaaaagtttggaaacaccttgTCATcgaaggatttttctttatttttactattttctacaattctacaatgtagaataatagtgaagacatcaaaactatgaaataacaaatatggaatcatgtagtgagcaaaaaaagtgttaaacaaataaaaatatatttgagatttgagattcttcaaagtagccaccctttgccttgatgacagctttgcacactcttggcattctctcaaccagcttcatgaggtagtcacctggaatgcattttaattaacaggtgtaccttgttaaaagttaatatgtggaatttatttccttcttaatgcgtttgagcgaatcagttgagttgtgacaaggtaggagtggtatacagaagatagccctatttggtaaaagaccaagtccatattatggtaagaacagctcaaataagcaaagataaatgacagtccatcattactttaagacatgaaggtcagtcaattctgaaaattccaagaactttgaaagtttcttcaagtgcagttgcaaaaaccatcaagagctatgatgaaactggctctcatgaggaccaccactggaaaggaagacccagagttacctctgctgaagaAGATAAGttcactgcacctcagattgcagcccaaataaatgcttcatagagttcaagtaacagacaaatctgaaaatcaacttttcagaggagactttgtgaatcagtctttcatggtcgaattgcttcaaagaaaccacgATTAAAGGagaccaataataagaagagacttgcttgagctagtcctttggtctgttgagtccaaatttgagattttttgttccaaccgacatgtctttgtgagatgcagagtagaggaggtgtgatggtgcgggggtgctttgctggtgacactgtcagtgatttatttagaatacagggcacacctaaccagcatggctaccacagcattctggagcgatacgtcatcccatctgttttgcttttagtgggactatcatttgttttcaacaggacaatgaccaaacacacatacaggctgtgtaagggctatttgaccaagaagctgtcatcaaggcaaaagatgGTTAccttgaagaatctgaaatgtgtgtatatatatatatatatatatatatatatatatcaaacatatttttttatttaacacctttttttgttactacatgattccatatttattattttatatttttgatgtgttcactattattctacaatgtagaaaatagtaaaaataaagaaaaacatttgaatgaatagttgtgtccaaacttttgactggtactgtatgtgtacatgCTGTACATATATTCTAATTCATCAAACTTGAGCTAAGTTTAAGGTTTTTATGATGGATTCACAAAATGAAGCACCTGATAAAGGAACACATTTCAAACATCCACAATATTTCACAATATAGCATTTCCAATAGTAAAATACTAAGGGGTAAATCTTAAATTTAGAAACGTTTTGTGAGATCAACAAAATGCACACTTTACAATTGCGAAGgtgtgatttttttgttgttgttaaaacCCTTTCACAAAGGCTCATTGTTACAGTACTTTGTTCTTTTGAGAGACATGTGTCCCTGGACATGTGGACAGACCTCAGTGCTCTATGGCCCTCTATTCCATGTTGCTGAGTCAGGGGTTAGTACAATGGGGTTCACAGGTATAAAAAGAAAGGTTTTAAACCAGTAGGATAACAGTTCCCCagcaagagcagcagcagcacagaGAGACAAAATGACCTCTACCGGCATGAACATGAACGGCAGAGTAAGTATTATATTTAGTGTATTTATTAATATAAATGTTCCTAGCTTGTTAGACTGAGTGCACTTTAGTACTCTAGTGTCAGAGCACAAGGCAACCTTAATCCCAGAAAGCTGATTGTCAGTGGGATTGGGCAAGGCCCAACATGTAGCATTGTGTTTTTGTCTGTTTGAATGGTGAACAGAAACGATTCTTGCTTATTTTCAGATCACCTTCTACGAGGACAGGAACTTCCAGGGTCGTTCCTATGAGTGCAGCAGCGACTGCCCTGACATGTCCTCCTACCTGAGCCGCTGCCAGTCCTGCAGGGTTGAGAGCGGCTGCTTCATGGTGTACGACCGCCCCAACTACATGGGAAACCAGTGGTTCATGAAGAGGGGAGAGTATTCTGACTATCAGCGCATGATGGGAATGACCGATATCAGGTCCTGCCGCATGATCTCCATGGTAAGCACAAAAACTTTCAGTTTGACGCCTCTTCTAGCTTTTTTGATCTATGTCCATTACTCAATTTGTCTACAATCAATGATACTCCATAACACATTTTTTAGGAAGGTTCCAGAGCTTTTGAGCTGTGCAGATTTCTCCCTAAAACATGTTGTTCATCATGTTACAGCACAGAGGATCTTTCAGGATGAGGATCTACGAGAGGGAGAACTTTGGAGGTCAGATGCACGAGATGATGGACGACTGTGACAGCATCATGGATCGTTACCGCATGAACAACTGCATGTCCTGCAACGTTATGGACGGCCACTGGCTCATGTATGAGCAGCCCCAATACAAAGGCAGGATGATGTACATGAGGCCTGGAGAGTACAGAAACTTTAACCAGATGGGCATGGGCATGAGGTTCATGAGCATGAGACGTATCAACGAGTCCTGTTACTAGATATAGCTTTTACTGATACAAATACGAGAAGCCAGTGAACAAATACGAGAAGCCAGTGAATAAAAACATTGAAAAAAAGGACATCTTGCAAATGGATTTTTTACACTTAACCTGAACCCATGTCATCTAGGTCAACATGTATCACTTTCCTAAGCCATTCTCAACAATGAAACGTCTTTAATACCATTATCATCTCAAAGAATATAAATGTCAGTTGACAAAGAAATTATTGTTCTAACATTAAGCTACTCAACATGGCAGATTCTAAATCAAATTGAGAGGAAAGacatttacatattttgcataaACTCAAAAACAGACTCAGCACCCTGTTCCAGAAATTCAAATTTTCGAATAGAAAACGTATGCTGTTAAATAAGCAATATTTAAACAGCAAATTGGACAGTATTACCTAGTGTTGATTTTCAGTgttacatttctagtgttgattcaggtgtTAAATTAACTCTGTAAGTGTTAAATTagcactcagtggtgtaaaataaccccagtgttggtgttaataaccaatGTTGAGTGTGAGAGTGATTGTGTCAGTTTTACTATGTGGAGAGTAAAACATTCCAATCAAAACCACAGCCCCATCATTATCAGAATTCCAAGGATGCTCTACTGCAGCTAAACATTTTTAGGATTGTttgtaatatctgtgtttttgcatgtacattgattgattaatcttatgcaACACACAggtaaataacatacatttttttaaacaaatccaCTCAGTTAGTTCGATttattgcacccattactgaaatggttgttccagtttaaattgTTTATGTAGTGTCTCTTCACATTGTTCCTATTTCTGTCAGTTGTTCTGAAGGCAAGTTGCAGGTGAATACAATTCCAACTGTTGGATGTCCTTTCTCTGCCTGGATTCCAACAGGAATTTCACTTTGCAAACCAGTGTGTTGTGCCTTTCAGGCCTAAAGTGtcctgtaaaccaggagattcTTAACATCACTGTTTAAGACCTTATGATTTATTTCATATTATTGCCCTAAAGAGTATCTTGATTATATTCCCAGGAACTCATTAGGTGAAGTCCATAGAACTGCAGCTGATTGAATTCAataaccatgtctctgtccctAACAAATACAGTCCTggatggtaactctacaattcccTTCAAAAAGCcaaggcacactgggaaattatattggaggcgtggcttagtagGTGTGTGGTTTTCAATTAGTTTATTTTGGCAACCCGTGAGTGGAATTGTTGTACCAGTTGAAATAGTATATGATTATGTTGAAGCTATTTGCTGCAGGTCTTGTAGTCTTCATCAATGCTTATATAAGTGGATTTTTAAAGGGTTATAAAATTAGTTACCTTGTCAAGAGATTTAGACCTCTTTGTGTGATGGTTAAAAACTCTATATGAAGTGTTAATGTGTAACAATGCAAGTGTTAATTTCCTAACTTGGACAAGGTGTAAAAGTGTCAGCACTAAGcacagtgttaatttaacactgaaaagtGTGGACCTGTATAGACACTGGCCCAATGATCACTATCAGTGTTGttttaacactggagaatttgctgtgtatGAATGATTGGACAGATATACAACTAACCTGTTTTCCCTGTGCTAAAAAGGGCAGAAACTAGCAGACACTGAGACCTGTGCACCTCTGCATTGCATGAAACATGAGCAGGGTGGTGAAGGGAGCCTTGTACACAGTCAAACATCATGTCCTAGATCAGTGTCTTCAGTCAGTGGCCTGGAGCCATGTCAGGGTCAAGGGTCAATCTGTGTGGAAACGCAGGGTTGGGATAGGGTCAGGCTGTGTGGAGATATCAATGGGCGAGAGCCTGAAGTGGATCGATATCTTGAGAGATAGAGTTGTTGGGGTCTCTTTTCATGACAGGCAATATAGATGTCTGTGTGTTTTCTTAACAGGTTTAATAGGTGCAGATGGGACCAAGGAAGAAGGTCAGGCATACGTGTAATCCATCAAATAAACACACTGAGTCAAAGATTCTGTAAAGTTATGAGGATTTGCCCTTGATGCCGATAAGGACCTACGTTAGTTATACTTCACTGCATACTGAGACAATGCCAGCACGATGAATGATACACTACAttgtcaaaagtatgtggacgcctgtttaaattagtggattcggatatttcagccacacccgttgctgacaggggcATAATATCGAGCatatagccatgcaatctctatagacaaatattggcagtgtAATGGCCTGAAGAGCTCaaggactttcaacgtggcactgtcatagaatggcatctttccaacaagtcagttcgtcaaattgctagagctgccccggtcaactgtaagtgctattattgtgaaatGGCAGTGGTGtgaaagtacccaattgtcatacttgagtaaaattatagataccttaatagaaagttactcaagtaaatgtGAAAGTTACCAAGTAAAGTATTTCTTgattaaaagtctaaaagtatttggttctaaatatactcaAATATCAAAAGTAGCtgtaattgataaaatatacttaagtatcaaaagtaaaagtataaatcatttcaaattctttatattaagcaaatcagacggcaccactttcttgtttttaaaatgtccgTGTAGTCATGGGCACActgcaacactcagacataatttacaaacgatgcatttgtgtttattgaatccaacagatcagaggcaatagggatgaccgcgtattctcttgataagtgtgtgaattggccAACTTTCCtgtactgctaagcattcaaaatgtaacaagtacttttgggtgtcaaggaaaatgtagggagtaaaaagtacattttatttAGGAATTTAGTGAAGTTACAGTAAAAGTaatcaaaa
This genomic interval from Salvelinus alpinus chromosome 6, SLU_Salpinus.1, whole genome shotgun sequence contains the following:
- the LOC139577539 gene encoding gamma-crystallin M2-like, with amino-acid sequence MTSTGMNMNGRITFYEDRNFQGRSYECSSDCPDMSSYLSRCQSCRVESGCFMVYDRPNYMGNQWFMKRGEYSDYQRMMGMTDIRSCRMISMHRGSFRMRIYERENFGGQMHEMMDDCDSIMDRYRMNNCMSCNVMDGHWLMYEQPQYKGRMMYMRPGEYRNFNQMGMGMRFMSMRRINESCY